The following is a genomic window from Geobacillus subterraneus.
TTGACATCGTCAAGGACGTGCGCGGGCTCGGGTTGCTGGTCGGAATCGAGTGCCAAACGGACGTCGCACCGCTGTTGCCATTGATTCACGAAAACGGCTTGCTCGTCCTTTCGGCGGGGCCGAACGTGATCCGCCTGTTGCCGCCGCTTGTCGTGACGAAAGCGGAAATCGATGAAGCGGTGGACATTTTGATAAACGTGTTGAACAACGCCAACGCCTCAGCCGTCTTGTAAACGGACGGCCGACGGCTTAATTTTTATTCCTGTTCATGCATAAAAATTCTTGAACGGTTATAAAAACTCAAACGATGAGGTGGCGCCAATGAAAGCGTACTTGCATGTGGCGAGCGGAAAAACGTTCAGCGGCGAGCTCGCCGCTCCGCTTGAAGAAAAGGTGAGCGGGGAGATCGTTTTTTTCACCGGCATGACCGGTTATCAAGAAGTGTTGACCGACCCGTCGTATAAAAACCAAATCATCGTTTTTACGTACCCGCTGATCGGCAATTATGGCATTAATGAAGACGATTTTGAAAGCAAGCGGCCGCACGTCGAAGCGGTCGTCGTCTACGAAGCGAGCGGCACAGGATTTCATTACGGGGCGAAATACAGCTTGGCAGAATACTTGCAGCATTGGAACATTCCGCTTCTCACGCATGTGGACACGCGCGCCCTTGTGAAAGAAATCCGCACCGCTGGGACGATGATGGCGGAATTAAGTTTGTCGCCGATTTCAGCCGTTGGAGGCGAGGAAGTAGTATTTCCCGTGCGTGCGGTGTCAACGAAAACGATCGAAACATACGGCGAAGGCGGCCCGCATTTGGTGCTCGTCGATTTCGGCTATAAAAAATCGATTTTGCAGTCGCTTCTTGCGCGCGGCTGCCGGGTGACGGTTGTGCCGCATGATACGGCGCCGGAAGCGATTGACGCGCTGAAACCGGACGGGCTTGTCCTCTCGAACGGCCCGGGCGATCCGAAACAGTTACGCCATCAGCTTCCCGCTATCCGTCAGCTGATCGACCGGTATCCGACGCTTGCGATTTGCCTTGGCCATCAGCTCGTTGCCTTGGCGTACGGGGCGGATACGGAAAAACTCCGCTTCGGGCATCGCGGCGCCAATCAACCGGTGTGGGACGCGGTGAAACAAAACGTGATGATGACATCGCAAAACCATAGTTATGTCGTCAAAGAAGGCAGTTTGGTGGGCAAACCGTTTGACATTCGTTTCATCAACGTCAACGACGGTTCGGTCGAGGGCATCGTCCATCGCCATAAACCGATTTTGTCGGTGCAATATCACCCGGAGGCGCATCCGGGGCCGCACGATACCGGCTATATTTTCGACGAATTTTTGCAAACCGTGTTCAAGGGAGAGAACGTGTATGCCTAAAGATTCTTCGCTTCAGTCGATTCTCCTGATCGGGTCGGGGCCGATCGTCATCGGCCAGGCCGCCGAGTTTGATTATTCCGGCACACAAGCGTGCATCGCCTTAAAGGAAGAAGGATATCGCGTCATTTTAGTGAACAACAATCCGGCGACGATCATGACCGATGAAGTTCATGCCGATGCCGTGTATTTTGAACCGCTCACCGTCGATGCGGTCGAAGCGATTATTGCCAAAGAACGCCCGGACGGGCTGCTCGCCACGTTCGGCGGCCAGACAGGGCTCAACTTGGCGTTTCAGCTGCATGAAGCCGGCGTGCTTGAAAAGTATGGGGTGAGACTGCTCGGAACACCGATTGAAGCGATTAAGCGCGGGGAGGACCGCGAAGCGTTCCGCGCGTTAATGCACGAGCTTGGCGAACCGGTGCCGGAAAGCGAAATTGTTACAAGCGTCGAGGAAGCGGTCGCGTTCGCCGAACAAATCGGTTTTCCGATCATTATTCGTCCTGCGTATACGCTCGGCGGGACGGGCGGCGGCATTGCCGAAAACATGGAGCAGTTTCTCGCGCTCGTAGAAAAAGGATTGAACGAAAGCCCGATTCATCAATGTTTGATCGAACGGAGCGTCGCCGGATTTAAGGAAATTGAATATGAAGTGATGCGCGACCAATCGAATACGTGCATCACGGTTTGCAATATGGAAAACGTCGATCCAGTCGGCATCCACACGGGCGATTCGATCGTCGTCGCACCGTCGCAGACGTTGACCGATGAGGAGTACCAAATGCTCCGTTCGTCGGCGGTGAAGATCATTTCCGCCTTAGGGATCATCGGCGGCTGCAACATTCAGTTCGCCCTTGACCCGAACAGCAAACAATATTACTTGATTGAAGTCAACCCGCGTGTCAGCCGCTCGTCAGCGCTGGCGTCCAAGGCGACCGGCTACCCGATCGCCCGCATTGCGGCGAAGCTCGCGGTCGGCTATACGCTTGCGGAACTCGTCAACCCGGTGACGAAAACGACGTACGCCAGCTTTGAACCGGCCTTGGACTATGTCGTCGTCAAGTTTCCGCGCTTGCCGTTTGACAAGTTTCCGCATGCGGATCGGAAACTCGGCACGCAAATGAAGGCGACCGGGGAAGTGATGGCGATCGACCGCAACATGGAGCGGGCGTTTCAAAAAGCGGTGCAGTCGCTCGAAGGCAAAAACAACGGACTGTTGTTGCCGGAGCTTTCGGTGAAAACGAATGATGAGCTGAAACAGCTGCTTGTCGACAAAGACGACCGCCGCTTTTTCGCGATTTTGGAACTGCTCCGCCGCGGGGTGGCGGTTGAAGCCATTCACGAATGGACGAAAATCGACCGCTTTTTCCTTTGCTCGTTCGAGCGGCTTGTCGCCCTTGAAAAACAGGCAGCGGCTGCAACGTTGGACACGATTGAGGAGCAAACGTTCCGTTTCTTGAAAGAAAAAGGATGTAGCGACGCCTTTTTAGCTGAAACGTGGGGCGTGACGGAGCTTGACGTGCGCAACAAGCGGAAGGAACTTGGCATCGTGCCGTCATACAAAATGGTCGACACGTGCGCGGCCGAATTTCATTCAGAAACGGATTATTACTACTCGACTTATTTCGGCGAAGACGAGCGAAAACAACCGAGCGGCAAAGAGAAAGTGCTGATCATTGGAGCCGGACCGATCCGCATCGGCCAAGGCATTGAGTTCGACTACAGCTCTGTTCATAGCGTGTTCGCCTTGCAAAAAGAGGGCTATGAAACGGTGATGATCAACAACAATCCGGAAACGGTGAGCACCGACTTTGCCGTCGCCGACCGTCTGTACTTTGAACCGCTGACGCTTGAGAGCGTCCTCGATGTTATCGAAGCGGAACAAATCAAGCATGTCATCGTTCAATTTGGCGGTCAGACGGCGATCAATTTGGTCAAAGGGCTTGAAGAAGCCGGCGTGCCGCTGTTGGGCGTCACGTACGATATGATTGACCAGCTCGAGGACCGCGATCGTTTTTACCAGTTGCTTGAGGAGCTTGACATCCCGCACGTACCGGGCTTGATGGCGAACAACGCCGAGGAGCTCGCCGCCAAAGCGGCTGAGATCGGCTGCCCGGTGCTGCTTCGTCCGTCGTATGTCATCGGGGGCCGCGGCATGTTTATCGTCCATAGCGAGGCGCAGCTCGCTGCTTTGATCGAGCAAGGCGAGTTGACCTATCCGATTTTGATTGATGCGTATTTGGACGGGAAAGAGGCAGAAGCGGACATCGTGACGGATGGAACAGACATCGTGCTGCCGGTCATCATTGAACACGTCGAAAAAGCCGGCGTCCACTCCGGTGACAGCTATGCTTGGCTGCCGGCGCAGACGCTCACAGACGAAGAAAAAGCGAAAATCATCGACTATGCGGGCCGGATTGCGAAAAAACTCGGCTTTAAAGGAATTATGAACATTCAATACGTCATTGCGGACGGCAATGTATATGTCCTGGAAGTGAACCCGCGCGCGAGCCGGACGGTGCCGATCGTCAGCAAAACGACCGGCGTGCCGCTGGCGCAAATTGCGACAAAATTATTGCTTGGGAAATCGCTTGTCGACATCGTGGACGAAAAAGCGCGCGGCTTGGCGGTCATGCCGTACGCCGTGTTAAAGTATCCGGTCTTTTCGACCCATAAGCTGCCGGGGGTTGACCCGGTGGTTGGGCCAGAGATGAAATCGACCGGCGAAGGCATCAGCATCGCCGCAACGAAGGAGGAAGCGGCGTATAAAGCGTTTTATCCGTATTTGCAAAAGAAAGCGAACGCGAACGAGGTCTATGTCATTGGCAACATCGACGCCGAGCTGGAGGCGGAGATGACGGCGAAACAGCTGACCATCGTCGCTGATGTCCCGTTTTCCGATTGGGTGAAGCGCGACACGGCGCTCGCGGTGATCGACTTGGGCAAAGAGGAAGGCGAAGCGAACAAACGAATGACTGCGTTGTCCCGACAATTGCTCGTCTTCACGGAACGTGAGACATTGAAGCTCTTCTTGCAGGCGCTCGATGTCGATCATCTTGATGTGCAGCCGATCCATGGCTGGTTGGAAAAGAAAAAACAGGCAGAACAGGCGGTGATCGCATGAATGCAGTGATGTCATTAAAAGGGAGAGATTTTTTAACGCTTCTTGATTTCTCGACAGAAGAAATTTTGGACTTGCTGGCGTTAGCAACTGATTTAAAAGCGAAACAAAAAGCCGGTGTATCGTATACGCCGCTTTCCGGGAAAACAATGGCGATGATTTTTGAAAAGCCGTCAACGCGCACGCGCGTGTCGTTTGAAGTCGGCATGATTCAGCTTGGCGGCCAGGCGATGTATTTAAACGGAAACGATTTGCAGCTTGGCCGCGGCGAAACGATCGCCGATACGGCCCGCGTCTTGTCGCAATACGTCGATGTCATTATGATTCGCACATTTGCCCATCAAAAAGTCGAGGAGTTGGCCGAATATGCGTCCGTTCCGGTCATCAACGGCCTGACGGACGACGATCATCCGTGCCAGGCGTTGGCGGATTTGCTGACGATTTATGAAGTGAAGAAAACGTTCCAAGGCGTCAAGCTCGCCTATGTCGGCGACGGGAACAACGTCGCCAACGCCTTGCTTGTGGCCGCGGCGAAAGTCGGCATGGATGTCGCCATCGCCTGTCCGCCGGGCTATGAGCCAAGGAAAGAATATGTCGAGGCGGCGTGCCGGATCGGTGAACAGACAGGCGCCGCCGTCACGGTGACGCACGACCCGCTTGTGGCGGTGGCGGGGGCGGATGCGATTTATACGGATGTCTGGACGAGCATGGGCCAAGAAAGCGAAAGTGCTGAGCGGCTACAAGTGTTTCAGCCGTATCAAGTCAACGAAGAGCTCGTCAAAGCGGCAAAACCGGATTATCTCTTTTTGCATTGTCTGC
Proteins encoded in this region:
- a CDS encoding carbamoyl phosphate synthase small subunit produces the protein MKAYLHVASGKTFSGELAAPLEEKVSGEIVFFTGMTGYQEVLTDPSYKNQIIVFTYPLIGNYGINEDDFESKRPHVEAVVVYEASGTGFHYGAKYSLAEYLQHWNIPLLTHVDTRALVKEIRTAGTMMAELSLSPISAVGGEEVVFPVRAVSTKTIETYGEGGPHLVLVDFGYKKSILQSLLARGCRVTVVPHDTAPEAIDALKPDGLVLSNGPGDPKQLRHQLPAIRQLIDRYPTLAICLGHQLVALAYGADTEKLRFGHRGANQPVWDAVKQNVMMTSQNHSYVVKEGSLVGKPFDIRFINVNDGSVEGIVHRHKPILSVQYHPEAHPGPHDTGYIFDEFLQTVFKGENVYA
- a CDS encoding carbamoyl phosphate synthase large subunit, whose amino-acid sequence is MPKDSSLQSILLIGSGPIVIGQAAEFDYSGTQACIALKEEGYRVILVNNNPATIMTDEVHADAVYFEPLTVDAVEAIIAKERPDGLLATFGGQTGLNLAFQLHEAGVLEKYGVRLLGTPIEAIKRGEDREAFRALMHELGEPVPESEIVTSVEEAVAFAEQIGFPIIIRPAYTLGGTGGGIAENMEQFLALVEKGLNESPIHQCLIERSVAGFKEIEYEVMRDQSNTCITVCNMENVDPVGIHTGDSIVVAPSQTLTDEEYQMLRSSAVKIISALGIIGGCNIQFALDPNSKQYYLIEVNPRVSRSSALASKATGYPIARIAAKLAVGYTLAELVNPVTKTTYASFEPALDYVVVKFPRLPFDKFPHADRKLGTQMKATGEVMAIDRNMERAFQKAVQSLEGKNNGLLLPELSVKTNDELKQLLVDKDDRRFFAILELLRRGVAVEAIHEWTKIDRFFLCSFERLVALEKQAAAATLDTIEEQTFRFLKEKGCSDAFLAETWGVTELDVRNKRKELGIVPSYKMVDTCAAEFHSETDYYYSTYFGEDERKQPSGKEKVLIIGAGPIRIGQGIEFDYSSVHSVFALQKEGYETVMINNNPETVSTDFAVADRLYFEPLTLESVLDVIEAEQIKHVIVQFGGQTAINLVKGLEEAGVPLLGVTYDMIDQLEDRDRFYQLLEELDIPHVPGLMANNAEELAAKAAEIGCPVLLRPSYVIGGRGMFIVHSEAQLAALIEQGELTYPILIDAYLDGKEAEADIVTDGTDIVLPVIIEHVEKAGVHSGDSYAWLPAQTLTDEEKAKIIDYAGRIAKKLGFKGIMNIQYVIADGNVYVLEVNPRASRTVPIVSKTTGVPLAQIATKLLLGKSLVDIVDEKARGLAVMPYAVLKYPVFSTHKLPGVDPVVGPEMKSTGEGISIAATKEEAAYKAFYPYLQKKANANEVYVIGNIDAELEAEMTAKQLTIVADVPFSDWVKRDTALAVIDLGKEEGEANKRMTALSRQLLVFTERETLKLFLQALDVDHLDVQPIHGWLEKKKQAEQAVIA
- the argF gene encoding ornithine carbamoyltransferase, which gives rise to MNAVMSLKGRDFLTLLDFSTEEILDLLALATDLKAKQKAGVSYTPLSGKTMAMIFEKPSTRTRVSFEVGMIQLGGQAMYLNGNDLQLGRGETIADTARVLSQYVDVIMIRTFAHQKVEELAEYASVPVINGLTDDDHPCQALADLLTIYEVKKTFQGVKLAYVGDGNNVANALLVAAAKVGMDVAIACPPGYEPRKEYVEAACRIGEQTGAAVTVTHDPLVAVAGADAIYTDVWTSMGQESESAERLQVFQPYQVNEELVKAAKPDYLFLHCLPAHRGEEVTAGVMDGPNSVVFEQAGNRLHAQKAILLSVL